A single region of the Vicia villosa cultivar HV-30 ecotype Madison, WI linkage group LG4, Vvil1.0, whole genome shotgun sequence genome encodes:
- the LOC131596041 gene encoding uncharacterized protein LOC131596041, producing the protein MVESTTHSAAKPSSVNVVDIIDISDDEFDISNTDRQGSGNISLATCFAGEKEKDLDHNPAQNNETLDFCEDILFDASAKKKRTCNVVMSESESHDDDDDDDDDDDDDDDDDDDDINNSLTTANLEVDKVNDIRMPRQHGLKRLRKIASKNQDDETSFDRGHKVKYQQRIPTIDDDDTLEEDLLYSEEGDLSDFIVDDDFDVSDCEDMSNKAPNELKCDSESNSSGSQDLLQDNNKGSYSEDVSDRKGSGEKGKNIDSNNDQFSEENSDKGEDFSCVVTRKTKQTRNVVISESENDDTDDDQPIGKLLRKNVKEISVDELTNIVDNGDDDANDGGDDDDDDMPISQVMRMEKASRCGSKRLRKCLIKSRDAKPSSSIPTNGDAHDDDDDESIEDLSLSEGGNLNGFIVDESDFDASNCEVTSSKSQDGCNGDVYSDSDNSQDLPDCSKDSDSRDASDEDMNFGKILSKIQRKKKHEIKWEFEADMLAELGKDPVLCMKAVCTLYRQQTDDEQVIKGTVHRNGRGFNFHDADRGSYLADFLTDGSPYDDIKKTVEELENFDPEGVEDCRSLALRYSKQLYEIFKNKEDPLFP; encoded by the exons ATGGTAGAATCTACTACACACAGTGCTGCAAAACCTAGTTCTGTAAATGTAGTTGATATCATTGATATTAGTGACGATGAATTCGATATTTCGAACACAGATAGACAAGGTAGTGGAAACATTTCTCTTGCGACATGTTTTGCAGGAGAGAAAGAAAAGGACTTGGACCACAATCCTGCACAAAACAATGAAACTTTGGATTTTTGTGAAGATATCTTATTTGATGCTAGTGCCAAGAAGAAACGGACTTGTAATGTCGTTATGAGCGAGTCTGAAagtcatgatgatgatgatgatgatgatgatgatgatgatgatgatgatgatgatgatgatgatgatatcaaCAACTCTCTAACCACTGCTAATTTAGAGGTTGATAAGGTCAATGACATTCGAATGCCAAGGCAACACGGTCTAAAGAGATTAAGAAAAATCGCAAGCAAAAATCAGGATGATGAAACATCTTTTGATAGAGGTCATAAGGTGAAATATCAACAAAGAATTCCAAcaattgatgatgatgacacaTTAGAAGAGGATTTGTTGTATAGTGAGGAAGGTGATTTGAGTGATTTTATTGttgatgatgattttgatgtgtCTGATTGTGAAGACATGTCTAATAAGGCACCAAATGAGCTTAAGTGTGACTCGGAGTCTAATTCGAGTGGCTCACAGGATTTATTACAAGATAATAACAAGGGTTCTTATTCGGAAGATGTATCTGATAGGAAAGGTAGCGGAGAAAAGGGAAAGAATATTGACTCCAATAATGACCAATTCAGCGAGGAAAATTCTGATAAAGGTGAAGATTTCTCGTGTGTTGTAACTCGCAAAACGAAACAGACCCGTAATGTGGTTATAAGTGAGTCTGAAAATGATGATACCGACGATGATCAGCCAATTGGTAAACTTCTGAGGAAAAATGTTAAGGAAATAAGTGTTGACGAGTTAACAAATATTGTTgataatggtgatgatgatgctaatgatggtggtgatgatgatgatgatgatatgccAATTAGTCAAGTTATGAGGATGGAAAAAGCGAGTAGGTGCGGTTCAAAGCGTCTAAGAAAATGTTTAATCAAAAGTCGTGATGCTAAACCATCTTCGAGTATTCCAACAAATGGTGATgctcatgatgatgatgatgatgaatcaaTAGAGGACTTATCACTGAGTGAGGGAGGAAACTTGAATGGTTTTATTGTTGATGAATCTGATTTTGATGCATCTAATTGTGAAGTAACCTCTAGCAAATCACAAGATGGATGTAATGGTGATGTTTACTCTGATTCGGATAACTCACAAGATTTACCAGATTGTAGCAAGGATTCCGATTCACGTGATGCATCTGATGAGGACATGAACTTTGGTAAGATATTATCCAAAATTCAGAGGAAAAAAAAGCACGAAATTAAATGGGAATTCGAGGCTGACATGCTTGCAGAACTTGGAAAGGATCCGGTGTTATGTATGAAGGCTGTCTGCACTCTTTATCGACAGCAAACTGATGATGAACAGGTGATAAAGGGAACAGTGCACCGCAACGGTCGTGGATTTAACTTTCATGATGCTGACAG AGGCAGTTATTTGGCTGATTTCCTGACTGACGGCAGTCCTTATGACGACATAAAGAAGACCGTGGAGGAGTTGGAAAATTTCGATCCAGAAGGAGTTGAAGATTGCAGATCACTTGCTCTTCGCTACTCAAAACAACTATATGAGATTTTCAAGAACAAAGAGGATCCACTTTTCCCTTAA